The Amycolatopsis sp. NBC_01480 genome segment CAGGTCCGCGGCCACCAGCCCGGTGAGCCGTCCGGTCGAGGTCAGCAGGCCGGCCAAGCCGGACAGCTGCTGCAGGCCCCGGCCCGAAACCCACAGGGCCACCACGAACAGCAGGCTCAGCCAGGCGGTCAGCCCGGCGGCGTCGCGCCACCACCGGCGGACCGGCGCGGGCCGGCGGGACAGCGGCGGCCGGCGGAGCGGCAGGGTGGTGGCGGACATCGGTCTCCCGGTGGTGAGGCAGCGCTCCTCGATCCGAGGCGTCGCCACCACACTGGCCGAGCCCGGTTAGTCCCCGGCGTGATCAAGTTGTGAATGCGGTAAGAGAACCTCGGCGCCGATGGTGAACCCGACCACCGCGCCGCCGCCCGGGCGCGGCCCGGCGAACACCTCGCCACCGTGCGTGCGCGCGACCTCGCGGACGATCGCCAGGCCGAGCCCCGATCCCGGCAGCCCGCGAGCGCCGTCCGCGCGGTAAAACCGGTCGAAGACGCGCTCGGCGTCCTTGTCGGCGATGCCCGGGCCGCGGTCGAGCACCTCCAGCCGGCCGTCGCGCACTTCCACCCGCAGCGGCCCGGTCCCGGCGTCGAACTTGACCGCGTTCTCGAGCAGGTTGGACACGGCCCGTTCGAGGCCCTTGGCCCGGCCGTTCACCGTGGTGCCGTCCGCGTCGACGACCACGGTCCGGCCCGAGCGGCGGCGCACCCGTTCCGCCGCGCGCTCGGCGACCGCGCCCAGCTCGACCGGCGCGGCCTCCTCCTCGTCGTGCCGGCGGGTGGCGAGTTCGACCAGCTCGTCCACCAGGTGGGCCAGCTCGCGCGTCTCACCGTCCACATCGTCCACGAGCCGGCCCCGCGCGGGGGCGGGCAGCTCGTCGAACCGGCGCAGCACGCTGGCGTTGGTGCGCAGGCTGGTCAACGGCGTGCGCAGCTCGTGCGCGACGTCCTGCACCAGCCGCTCCTGGTCCTCGCGGGCGCTCGCCAGCCGGCCGAGCATGCGGTCGAACGAGGCGGCCAGCCGCGCGACCTCGTCCCGGCCGCCGGTCGGCACCGTGGCGTCGAGCCGCCGTCCGGCGCTGACCTGCTCGGTCACCCGGGTCAGCCGGACCAGCCGGCGGGTGATCTGGCGGGCGATGAGCCAGCCGGCCAGCGCGGCCGCGAGCAGGACGACAACGCTGGCGCCGGCGATCCGCATGGCGAGGTCCTGGAGCACGTGCCGGGTCTCGTCGACGTCGATGCCGAGCTGGATCGCGCCCCGGCCCGGCCCGAGCGCGACGACGATCACCCGGTAGTCGTCCGGCGGCACCGTCAGGTCCTCGTAGCGGCGGCTG includes the following:
- a CDS encoding HAMP domain-containing sensor histidine kinase → MNLRSKLAVAFAGVGAASAILVGAFSYQTASGRVSEELDRSLLASSSEIAAGATQLLAPNPLTRGPDDNDHDEAQPMVAQAIAPDGSVRPIGGRPVRLAVDGEDRALAATGTPGSRRYEDLTVPPDDYRVIVVALGPGRGAIQLGIDVDETRHVLQDLAMRIAGASVVVLLAAALAGWLIARQITRRLVRLTRVTEQVSAGRRLDATVPTGGRDEVARLAASFDRMLGRLASAREDQERLVQDVAHELRTPLTSLRTNASVLRRFDELPAPARGRLVDDVDGETRELAHLVDELVELATRRHDEEEAAPVELGAVAERAAERVRRRSGRTVVVDADGTTVNGRAKGLERAVSNLLENAVKFDAGTGPLRVEVRDGRLEVLDRGPGIADKDAERVFDRFYRADGARGLPGSGLGLAIVREVARTHGGEVFAGPRPGGGAVVGFTIGAEVLLPHSQLDHAGD